The Muribaculum intestinale genome includes the window GCATAACATCCTCGCCACGATATGCTGTCACAGCTCGGGACATTCCCATAATATTGCCTGCGGTGGATTTATCACCACGACCCAGTATAAAGGTATGATATTCTTTGATTGCCTTTGCAAGTGGAACATCCGGCAAAGAAGTCTCTATCTCTACTTCTTTCTCCGAAGCGGTCAGCTCATCCATTCTGCGATGTTGAATCTCCATCGCCTTTTGCATCACAGCCTTGTTCTCAGCTTTCGCTTTACGGCTTGTCTCGGGTAACAAATACAACCTCAGGCTTTCGCGGATACGTTTTCTGTTACTGTAATAGTCAAGATAGAGGGACTTACGTCCTCCGTCTATCTCTTTGTATTTCAGGTTTACTCTTGCCTTGGTGGGATTCATGAGAATTATATTTGTTACTCTATGGTCATTTTAGAGATGCAAAATTACAAAATATTTTCAAAAGTAACAAACAAGTAGCAATTAAAGTAACAAAATTAACCTGCCAGTAGGGAACAAAGGAATCAAATCATAAATCTTAATCAAGCCTAAATATCCTATAATTAGAGTATCTACATTCTTATTTATTCCTATTACTTACACGATGTGAAGATAGTAAACATATTGTTATGTCAAGTAATGATGGGAGTTGACTTAAAATAAAATGAATACAGAATGAACTGGAGATAGTACTTCTCATAATATGCCTCTACTCATAATAGTTTACTGCACCTTCCATACTCTTGGACGGGTTCGCCATCTTGATAGCGAAAGTGGGTTCTGCGATGCAACGCTCTTGGAGCATATGCTGCATAGCTGCGATTGCAGCGTTGTTTGATTTCATAGTAGCCATATCAGTTGAGTTTTATAAAGTGAGTAGCCAAAAGATTATCATTAGGGCAGTTGCAAGGCTAATAACCCAGCTCACACCTCGGAATATCGGTCGGAGAAACAACCACAACACCAATCCGAGTATTGCACCAATTATCCCCACCAACCAAAGGATAACCCTTTTTATGCGGTTGAGACTGGAGATGGATGCTCTGCCTCGTCTGTTTGATATGTTGTTGTTCGTTTTCATCGTGCGACATTTTTTTTATGCGTCTAATCGACTATCGAAGTTTTGCTTGCTCGTTGACACGGTAGCGTGCGGAGGCAAGGAAGGGCTGTTCGCCCTTTGACTGAAAAATACGAGTGCAAATACCATTTTGTGTCTGGAGATTTTTCAGCCAAAAGGCAAAAGAATAGCCCTGCTCCGCACGTTTATTATTCCGAGCAAGCATTAAGCATTACTTCCTATGTTGATATGACTGCATAATAACTGGAGCTAAGTCTCCGCGCCGGTGAAAACGAATGACAGCATATTGGCACTGAAAACTCACTGAAAATGACTAATTTTGCAGTATGCAGAAGATTGTGAAATGTAATACAGACGATTATGTTACGCTCGCCGAAATCTGGGAGCGTTCAGTAAGAGCTACACATAAGTTTTTAGATGATGCTGCTATCTGTGAGATAAAGAAGGCGTTGATACCTGATTATTTTCCGAATGTTGACCTGTATGTGGTTTCTGACAATGGCTCGTTCTTCGGCTTCATAGGATTACATGAAGATAAGATTGAAATGCTGTTTATTGACAGTGATAGTCGTGGATACGGATATGGATCAATGCTATTGGAATATGCGAAACAGAAGGGAGCAACAAAGGTGGATGTCAATGAGCAGAATCCTTTGGCTCTTGCCTTTTATCAGGCTAAGGGATTCAGAGTAACGAGCAGGGACGAAACTGATGATGCCGGAAGACCATACCCCATATTGCATCTCTCATTATAAAATGGCACTGCCCAGTCCTGGAAAGACGAGTCTGTAATATGCCGACGACGCAGGAAGGAGGCATATCACTGTCTCGGCTCGTGGACTGCTTTCAAGCGGTAAGTGAGGGACGGTCGTAAAAATCCTTATCCAGCAACGGCGAAAAAGAACACGGATGAACGGCAGAGAGTCTCAGAGGTGGCATCAGCGAAGCCGTTGCCGATCCTCGGAGGCGTTGCCGGTTCTCGGTGTTCCGCAGTTGCCCATAGGCAGGAGGCTGTCAAAAGGCGTCAGTGCCCGCACCGTCACCTTTTGACGGCTTCATCGCCGCCAACAATGCAGACCGCCCAGCCTCTTGCCGCTTTCAACCGTTAAATATCTCAAGCATATCATTTTTATGTTCTGCATAAAAAAGTCACCATTTTCGGGAACTTACGAAAATGGTGACTGCTGTATTTTACTATAATGATTCTAATCATTTAAGATTTCCCAATGTCCCCCTTTTTTTGAGCCAACTCTTTTTACTAAATGAGTCATTTTGGCTATTTCACGGTCAATAGTTGAAGTTCCAACTCCAATCTCTTTTGCTATTTCATCCAGAGTGATTTCCGAATTATTTATCATAAGAGCTAAAATCTCTTCTTGGCGAGGTGATACTTTAGCACCACTTTTAGCACCACTTTTAGCACCACTTTTAGCACCATCTCTGTCCTCATTATCCTCCGTTTTTCTCTGTATGGCGGATTTGAGAGGGAAAGACACGACTGCGATTGTACGTTCACTCTCTATTGTCGGGCGTGTACCGGTCAGCCTCTCCCAGCTCACGAGCTTTTTCATACCGTAGCCGGCGTTTTCAGCTATACCGACAAAACGGAATAGTTTGGCAATAGTCGGATTGCGGAGCTTGGAGTAGATTCTTCCGATTATGTCCTTTACCGGGAGAGGGAAGGATCCGCCATTCATAAACTCTATATGGTCGGTGTAAACGCGAATACAAGAGCGCAACGAATCGAAGTGGTCACAGTGCATAACCATGTTGGCGAGTGCTTCGCGGAGAACATTGTATTGGCTCTCGT containing:
- a CDS encoding GNAT family N-acetyltransferase gives rise to the protein MQKIVKCNTDDYVTLAEIWERSVRATHKFLDDAAICEIKKALIPDYFPNVDLYVVSDNGSFFGFIGLHEDKIEMLFIDSDSRGYGYGSMLLEYAKQKGATKVDVNEQNPLALAFYQAKGFRVTSRDETDDAGRPYPILHLSL